TGGTTTGATCGAACCATGATGGGCAGGTGACAGGTGTGTTGACAGCGTTTGAGTCACTGAAGGATGTCACAGTAGTGCAGTAAAGCGGTGAAAAATGATCGTGTCTGCTCGAGTGTTATCTATACACTGATCAGAGCTGAAGACGTCTCACTTCATGCACTAACGTGATCAcacacctggagcagcaaccaAAACAAAGAATAGAGCAGCTAAgatcagatcacacacacacacaggatgtatgacttcctgtttgtttgtgcgtATGTGCACTCTGATCTGAGCTGCTGGCTTTATCGTTGAAGTTTTCCGATGGATTCTAGTGACAAGTTTGGTCAAAACCTGATATATCCAAGGCTGCCATTGTTCAAATCGGATTCATAACAGATGTTGCATCTGCCACACAAATTGCTGCCAGTGTCATCACCATCACTCTCCACCATTCAGCAGGTCGATGACAACACTCATCGCATACATAGAAGCAAAAAAAGGCATTGGATTCTGATAGGACTTCACACTCATGCCATGTATCAAATATATATCTGATCTAAAAGCACAGAAGTGACACAAATCGTCCCGCTGCTGGTCAGCATGTTACAGGGGTCTCTAATATTTTGTGCACTCTGTGGCCACACCTCTTCATTCTCTGGAACTCCATCTGTAGTTGCAGTGATGTCCTCGCTGCTCCTCCTGTGGTCCCTTTGGTCTCGGTTGGTGGCCACCTGCTCGGCCGCCCACTCCCTCAGCACCTCGTCCAGGTTGAATCTGCGCCGGTAGCTCACGAAGAATGAGCCCACCTGAGACCAGAGAGTAAGATGTTTGGcgttagaggaaaaaaaataaaaaaataaaaacaaggaatgATGAAGATTATACTTCCAGCACTGCTTGGTGGAAGGTTAGACTGAGGTCAGAGGCAATCTTCACAAAAACCTCCCCTAGATCTACACATGAGAATGAGGATTCTCACCTGAGCCGGTGTCTTGGTCCCGATCACTTCTGCAATGGCCACAAAGTCTTTACCATAACGTCGAATGGCTGGAAAAGAAGATTGTTGATGAGTGTCACTGCATCGCTCACCATGATTTCATTCCCCTTACAGGCTGCAAAGACCACTGCGTTCAGTCTGTCAGTGAAATGGTGCAGTCATTGTGTATGAGAGGAAACACAGGAGGAGGGAATGTAGAGagcactcacttttttttttcttttaaccatATTCTGAGGTCAGCTGCCTGCACGCACCTGCTCTTTTACAGGCCTGACCTGCTTCAACCCTCGCATCTacaaccctcacacacacattcatgtctCCCACTTCCTGCTTTCtcttctactgctgctgctcaaaggTGCACTGACTGAAGTGGAGGCATTTTAACATTTGACTTGATGTAAGGGCTAATGGGGATCTTAATACACTAAAGTCATCTCCTGTAAATCAGTGCATGTGTCAGTTATTGAAAATGATGATTTGCTGTGTTATAACAGCAGGTAATAACTCCAAGTCAGTACATTCAATACTGCATCAGTCAGTCATTATGTATTTATTACCACTGTTATATTGTTGGATGCCAAAACATGGATCACCGTGTCCATAGCAACAAACAATCCCTGCCCTCAGCAGCCATGAATTCTCCTCTTAATGTTCCTCCATAGAACAGTGTGTCTTTAATTGACAAAGTGCTATGGACACTGGAGCAGCTTTATATGTCCCACAGCTTTAATTCACTTTCATTACAAATGGAACCTGGATCCCAGCAGCTCCTACACTGTATGATTCAGCTACACCACATTATAATGAGCAACGCATTTAGACGGCaaacattaaactgaaatactgCCCCACAAGTGTACACCTTCAACCAGTCAAGTTGCAGGAAACCTCCTTTTTATATGTTTCCAATTTATGAGCCATAAAGTGTTTCTGCAGAACGTTATGATGTCACAGTGAAGTTGACCTTTGTACCTCGAGTTGAAAAAAGATGTCATGTCATTAATTCATCCAATTAAAGATTTGTGCAACAATTTGTGAAACAACAGTCCATAAATGTTTGAGTTATGGTTAATATTCTGTAAAGTGTTTTTACCTGAACATTATGATGTCACAATGAAGTTGACCTTTGTACTCTACCGATTAAGTCTGATATAGttcttttacttattttaaactACTAAGctttaaacaacacatttgtgctaaaGAATTAACCATACAAAACTCACATAAAGACCTAATTAACAGCTCACATTCATAATCTGTGCTTAGTGAAGGGTTTATGTGAAATTTAGGCTTTTTGGATATGTTGGATTTTACATATACTTTTTCAGTTTCCTTCAGGAAACTGTTCCTAAACCAGAGAGATAACAGAGATATACTGTGTTCTTGTATAGAACTAACACATGCAGGCTTGGCATTACCTGCTTGTGAATATGAAttagtgaggaggaggaggaggagagatcgCAACAGCTGACAGAATATGGTGACTATAGAAGAGGAAGATGCTGGTGCAGCCTTGACTCACCCTGCACAGCCAGGAGCTGCTCCTCTGTGGTCCAGCGAGAGTTCATCTTTGAGGCAGGctgggagagagaagaggggacACATTACAGCAGGAAGGAACTAAAGTGTGAATTAAAGGGAGGGTGGAAATGAGCAGAGTGAGAGCAAAGAGCAGATTAAGACTAATCTCAGTCCCACGAGGAGTGATATTATATCTGAGGGGAGTTGGGCaaggacagagggagaaaaagacaggaaactgaggagacatcagagagagagtcaaGTATAAACACAAATCCAAGTGAGGATAAATAAGTGGTGTGAAGGAAATAGGAAATGTGAAAAGTAAATTACATTTACCTCCGCAGGTTTGAGACCATCCACACCTTCATTTAGACTTTGTTTCAAAATACTGTTGTTCTGTTTAATAGACTGAACctgagagagagtggagaggaagaagagaacgGACAGTGTGGCGAGTTATTTTTTAGTCTTGTTAGCACTGATATGATTAAACAAAGACTCCTATAGTAAATATAACATAAGAGATTGattcaaattcattgtacaAAGGGCCAAAATGTACTAAAATGAAGATGTACGTCTGTTACAGGAGTTACACTATTGAATAGTGCAAATTGAGCTTGTGAAGAATGTGTACCTCCCTTTTGACTTTCAAAGAAATGCTTTGTGGTGCTATTTTTGAGGGATACAAGTTTATTTTACATATGTGCAAGTCTACGTGTATATCTTTTTCCTTAATGTATGCAGGTTTCCCTTTTTTCTATGTAAGCAAAACCcagactgacagacacagaGTTCTAAACAAAGTAAAGTCCGGCTGATTTCCTTtaaaggtgtgtttttgttggtaCACTGTTACAGTTTTAACTAGATAAGGGATATTATGTAATTTAAGGGCAGATGACGGCCACTCGTACATACTTGTCTCTTTAGTGACACCAACTGTGTGTCCAGCTGCCGTATTGTTAAAACTCCAGAATCTTGAGAGGCTGAAAGCGACATGATGTCCTTCTGTTCCAGGTACATGCCTTTTGGTGGCCTGCGCCGGGCTCTAAGTGGGTGGTGGCGGTACTGAGCTCCAATATTCTCCTTCTTTATCGGCCCAGATCGACTGGGGATGACCTTTTCAGAGCTGGTGCTGCTGGGGTTCTGTTTCACTGCCTTTGtggtcagaaaaatcacaaatattAAAACCAAAGAATTATTCGTTATTTACTTGTTCTTCCACTAACAGCAAGAAGAATGCAGCATTACATTTATGTATAATTAATAAAGTTGAAATTGAAGGATAGAGTTGATTTGTGCTGATCTCCTCAGGCAAGTTACAGctaataaagacaaaaatgtgCTTATATAAGcattcatatacacacacacacacacacacacacacacacactgaccatcAAAAAGAGACCATTACATTCTCTATTGCTCACCTCTTTCTTATTGTCAATCTCAAAGTCACTGTCACTGCCTGGATCTCCTTCTAGGTCTTCATTACTGAGATgcaaaaaagaggaaattaaaccagtgtcatgttttgtcaagcaaaacattttgacttaagcaaaaaataaattaatcccCAACAAAAAATTCCACTAAAACGTCAAGAAATAATATCATGGGATCTCATTTATATTCATGAATATGAATCTTGCTTCTAAAGCTGATGTGTTATTAAGTGTGATTTCACAAAggagttttgtattttttatcttttaggTGAGCCGTTTCTGCTGTGTCTTTCCTCCAATATCCAATATTCATTCTTCTCTCATTTCATCACAGACTTCTTTCTCCACTGCCAGCATACTGAGTTTCCCCCGGGGGCATCATTCAAGTTTCATGACTTCTCTTGCCTgtcatctttttctctcttgctgaCCAGTCTCCTGGCCTGTCGGTCCATCACTGAGGTCCTGGTTCTGGTCTTCTTCCAGCTGTAGTAGTACTTTACCAAGCTAGAGATCAACTTGTCTGGCagctacacacaaacaaaggcaaTGTACACAGTGAgtattaaatattcaaatatatttaaaatgacatttacttCTGTAATAAACACACTGGCCAGGGGTGGGTGTGTTCTTCTCCCAGGCTCTCACCATTTGTTGAATGCGGTGGAAGCTCTTGCCGTGGAAACTGAAGGCCTGTTCAAACAGCACTTTATCCTCAACTGTCCACTCGTCCGGGAAGGGGGTGAAGTTGGCGAGGTCGGCCAGAGAGCGCTCCACGTCATGTTTGTGCCACAACAACATGCCCAAGGCCTGATTGGACAGCGACAAACACAGCACCAGGGTGagaagagagacacaaagagataAAGGGAAGATGAAGGAAAAAGTTTAGTTGCTGTATGCCAAGTGTAGAAGAAACCACAAACTAGAAATTAGGAAAGGTTAAGCTGACCTGCTCCATGTTGTATCCGTGTTTTTCTTTAGCCATCAGGATGTACTCGTCCACTAGGGTAAAGAGAGAAAACTTCTTTAAAAGGGGAAGTAAAGGGGAAGAATCTGTGAGAAAGGGAGGTATTTAACCAGGTTGAGAAGGTAAATGAAAATTGGAAGgtagagagagaacagagaagagCAAATAATTAACTTAAGAAAAGATACAAGGGGAATGAAAGTAATTGAGAAAGATGGAAGTGAGGAGACCAAGCAAGTGCACGCAGAGAGCAGCGATGAAAGTTTTAATTACTATTCTCGAGTTGGCAGCACAAACTGAAGGTCAAGTTGTTAAGAAAGTGTCAGTTAAAATTGggtatgtacagtgtgtgtgtgtgtgtgtgtgtgtgtagcttacACATTGCATCAGACAGCTGACTGTTGGGACACCACACCAACATGCTCCTCTGGTCTTTCTCATTGTAGCGGTTTGGGCTGTCTGGTTATGAAAACAAttccacacatttacacattaggTCTCTACATGAAAGTTACACTTATATCATTTACAAGGCTCACCCTCCTCTACCATTTGATATCTTTTATCTCCTAGTTGTTGATCTTCATTCAGAAAAGACGTGACTTGATGAAATCGGCCAAAAGATGTTTGGTGTGACCGTCACTAGCTTAACATGGTATGACAACTTATTTATCTCTAGGTCAATGTTTTCTTTATACTGATTCATGCAGCGGAAGTCAGTTGTTAATCCTCAAGAAAATATGAGGTCCATGTTTATTAACTGAAGCATGCgtcataaataaaatacatggtTGGAAAACTGCAGAGTgaatccttttatttatttaacataaacGGACAACCTCCTCAGAAAGCTGTTTCAAGTAATACTTTACCtacttatataatatataattatataatactTTGCTTTTTTTAGGTTCAAAGATTTAGGCcttatttttattagtttaattTACCAACAGGTCCGAGCTGTGCATTTATCATTCGTCGATTATTGGGCTTCTTCAACAACTACATTTAGTAAACAACACTCTTCAAATCCTATTTACCAACTGACAAAAGATTAAGATTATAACCGCAacattaattaatgtttttgtgtattGAATTCCCTGAACACACGGCGTAAACAACATCGGATGATTTAAGCAAGTCAGGTGAGACACCAGAAAACGATTTTTGTAAAAGTTTTCTTGCCCTGTTTCCATTTTCAAGGATTTCCACAGAAAACACCAGCCATTTGCCCTTGAATTCTCATCATCAGCATTCCCCTCCCTCTTCTATTTCCATGTCCTTAGTCTGCTCACCTCTATGTCTCCTTCACAATCCTGATTTCCTTCCCCATTCTATTCATCTGCCTTTTTTCTCTTAATCATCATCACTCCCTTTCCATATGTGTGTGCTATAAGTCATTTTACCTGGTTTGAACTCTGGGATTTGAGCTTGGTAGTCTCCGCCCACTCGGATCATACTGTCTATAGAAACAAAGACAAGGTGACCGTGATTAGTTCAGAGAGAAAAGGATGTAGGACAAATTCTAGTGACAGACAAAATTTGACTAAGACAGCTAacagaagagacagagggagagtcATCTTTCGGACggcaaaataaataagtgagaCAATGATAAgcatgttttaattttaatgaacTAAGCTCTCTAACATGCTGTTGTACTCATGTATTATCAGATGACGGTTGCCTCAGCCCAAAGCCTGAGGATATGTACACACAATTCTGTATTTCCAGGTCAAACACAAATATATGCTTCTTTTAACAGTTTAATTAATTTCTCATTTCACTTATTTAAGCAGTATATTCTCAGTCACAGCATCAAGCTTTGCACATGAGAACAGTCACGTATATCAgagtaagacatttttttttaatccatatgGCATTCAAATGAGAGGAATCCACATAGTtggagggaggaaaagagggaaGTGTGATTGCAGACATTGAGTAATTAGTGCTGTGTTGGTGAGGCTAGCAAGAAATAGTGTAGGAGAGAAGGTAAGAGGGTGGAAAGCAAGCAAGGAAGGAGTGAGGAGAGACGATGAGGAGGGAAGCAGGccgagaggaggaagagacagatTACTGTTTCCACAGGGACAGTGGACAGGAAGGGAGGAGAAGGGATGATAGAAAGGAGTCGATAGTAAGAGATGGGTGTGGACAAAAGACAGGAAGGGAAATGGGGgggaaagacaaaaatatggAAGGATAGAAAATGATAGGAAATACTGGCTGTGAAACAACATTAAATAGATTGATTCAGAAGAGAAAAAGATTGGTAGACTGAGGAAGaatggaggagctggaggcatGGATAATGTGGTGGATCACCTGGGTAGGAAGGTGTATTTAGAGCAATCCTTTACTATTCcagttacacaaacaaacaacaatgtaTCCATCGTTAATGCGTGTGTCCATGTGAgataatattataaaatgaaagTTCAAGAGAAAGACAGTGGgtgaaggagagaaaggagaaaggAAAGATGTGTGTGGGCAGAGGATGACAAGGATGGAGGAGTGTGGAATggggtggaggagaggagagcagtaTGCAGGGACGAAAGAAGCACTGCACCAATGCAATGCATGCAACTGAACAGCTGCCATGGTGTATGTGTAAAGTGCAAATGTCAGCATGTTAGAAGCCTTAATGAGTGTTTCATGTTAGTTtgatattaaatgttaaacCAATACTTAAATTAGGGAAAGAAATTAACTCATAAAACAGATTAATGTAGTTAATCTTAAGGTTTGCATGTGCCTACCATGAGCATGCTCTTCATCGCTGCTCTCTTCCTCAGAGTGTGGCAGGCTGTTGCCGTTGGTTACAGTCTTGGCTCTGCTCCTGGACAGGACCCCTGCCCCCGAGCGCTCCATCACTGAGGGCATATctgcaaaaacacaccaaaccttTAGCAATAACCACCAGTGCTATCTTAGGTATCATTAAATCATCCATAAATCAGTCAGTTTTTAATGGGTTGGCTGCAAACTAACTTACTCTTCTTTAAGTACAACAGCATATTATGCTGTCATCCTGGGTGCATCTTTCAAACCCAAATGGCCTAGCACCGGCAACAGTTTAGACATTAGTTGATGAGAATACCATGTTCAATTTTAAGATCCAAACTGCCAACAAGACAAAATCCACAAACTTCTTCTCCAAGTTATGCATCACAAGACCCAAACCGATAAACGTATTAATATGTTACTCTATTTGAAAGTAAGCCTTCCTCATACTATACTAAAAAAGCAGATGGCTTacaacagacacaaaataatatgcaacactgtttttatgtatttatctaACAATTATCAGGGAGGGATGCACCAATGAACCAGTGTCTTTCTGTCCACGTCTAGTAGTTGAACTAATGTCATAAACCCAATACAGCACAGACAGTTACATAGCCACCAACGACTTTATAATCATTTTTCTATTAAACTGTGAAAGGCTCCATTGGGTTGgacaaaacaaactgtgtgAACATATTAAATTATAAAGTCATATTTGCTTTTGTCTGACTTTTATACACCAACTGAGCACTGAAGGAA
This Solea solea chromosome 3, fSolSol10.1, whole genome shotgun sequence DNA region includes the following protein-coding sequences:
- the rcor2 gene encoding REST corepressor 2, translated to MPSVMERSGAGVLSRSRAKTVTNGNSLPHSEEESSDEEHAHDSMIRVGGDYQAQIPEFKPDSPNRYNEKDQRSMLVWCPNSQLSDAMLDEYILMAKEKHGYNMEQALGMLLWHKHDVERSLADLANFTPFPDEWTVEDKVLFEQAFSFHGKSFHRIQQMLPDKLISSLVKYYYSWKKTRTRTSVMDRQARRLVSKREKDDSNEDLEGDPGSDSDFEIDNKKEAVKQNPSSTSSEKVIPSRSGPIKKENIGAQYRHHPLRARRRPPKGMYLEQKDIMSLSASQDSGVLTIRQLDTQLVSLKRQVQSIKQNNSILKQSLNEGVDGLKPAEPASKMNSRWTTEEQLLAVQAIRRYGKDFVAIAEVIGTKTPAQVGSFFVSYRRRFNLDEVLREWAAEQVATNRDQRDHRRSSEDITATTDGVPENEEVKMEDSPSDAAGSSSSPSSTQTLSSLSQPPPLLRPAPPSAPPSLLRQPPPLQTRPLQNRTPHNHPPPPLIRPAVTSSSSSGSSSSSTAAGQLPPSLVGHKVEQTNSH